A window of Lepidochelys kempii isolate rLepKem1 chromosome 1, rLepKem1.hap2, whole genome shotgun sequence contains these coding sequences:
- the COX17 gene encoding cytochrome c oxidase copper chaperone: MDPAKPPPPKMSSLASASCEPPGPEPQEKKPLKPCCACPETKKARDACIIEKGEEHCGPLIEAHKECMRALGFKV; this comes from the exons AT GGATCCTGCGAAGCCGCCGCCGCCGAAGATGTCGAGCCTGGCGTCCGCCAGCTGCGAGCCCCCGGGCCCCGAGCCGCAGGAGAAGAAGCCGCTGAAGCCCTGCTGCGCCTGCCCCGAGACCAAGAAGGCGCGGGATGCCTG CATCATTGAGAAAGGGGAGGAGCACTGCGGGCCTCTTATTGAGGCTCACAAGGAGTGCATGAGAGCCTTGGGGTTTAAAGTATGA